The Drosophila suzukii chromosome X, CBGP_Dsuzu_IsoJpt1.0, whole genome shotgun sequence DNA window GTTTATAATAAATGTTTCTAGCATTTTAATATGATTCTGATTTTATTAGAATTAATAAAAAACCACAAATAAAATTAGAATGGGTATTTTAGGGTCGTTCTTAAGGACAAAGTGTCCTTGTTTTTAACCGAGtgacatttttcttttttatttacgGAAGGGGAGTGTTCAGCCCTAATGTGGACTGGTCCAAGTTTCCTTCTTCCTGTTCCTCCGTggtttttttaaacttttttcgttggcttgttttgttttgttttgttcaCTTGTTGGCTACTCTTTTATGCACATCGATTTTCGCTCAGTGCTTTTTATTTGCCATTCTAGGGAGAGCGGGGGAGAAAGGCGGAGAAAGCGGGGAAAGGTGGAACCGTACATTGGAGTTGTTTGTTTGGCACTGTTTGTTTATGTGCCGTAACTGGTTGGTGAGAAAAGGGAGGATAAGACGAGGGCGGCAGGGGGCGaggaaaaatgttgaaaaaaataaggaaaattGGGCGTGGctaggggggggggggggggggttggCCAAAAACCCGGCACGGCGACAAAACTTTTTAAAGCGACATTTAACGATGCCCTTAAGTTGAGCACAACACTTTCCCAGGGCCGAGTGAGTGCCACATGAGTGCATTCATTTACTCAGCCACACTCAAACTGGAAATCATGTGTCCAGCGAGTACTCACTTGGCACCCAAAGCAATTAAAGTGCATCCTTGGTTGTATAAGGAATGAATTTCAAGTTAAAAATTACGACCTTCGGTTAAAGTGATCGGTTGccggtttatttatcttaaatACACCTTGCCATAACCTCTTCAAATACAGAATATTGTTAAATGAAGAATACTTGACAGAAAAACCCGAAATCTTGGGGTTGTAAAATTAAACCATCTTTCATTTTAGTTaattattcttttattatttgtattctttaaaaaaatatactaTTCAATTAACAttcactaaaatatattttttggaaaTATAAATATCCATGAACTCGTGTTTAAGCTGGAAAATTAACATCGATTTCTGTGTTATACACAGGTCACCAATAATTAGTGGATTTATAATAATGAAAGTTATTATTTGATTTATGGACATTCCAATGATCCCAATTTGCAGTCTTAAAACTTATACACCTATCTACTTTTTAACTGTATCTAATTTTTCCTCATGGtcttaaaattatttcttatttttattgcGGTGGGAGTTCATTTCTAAgaccatttaaaaatatttccatgctacattgttttttatatctttaaaaatattttttaaataattgcaaataaatataataataaataaaaatattgctttTTATAGGCatgtaaaaattatatttctaaATTAGACAAGGGCAACAACAAGATATAGTATTTTTTTAGGCCTTTAAGTTACATGCCACTAAAACGTTAGAAACTGCAAATGCATTGGCAGTTAATAAAACTATTTGGGCCCGGCTAACAAAGTTTGCGGAGAAAGGTGCCCTTTGTGACACTGACGTTTTGGCAAGTGGCGGATGGTTTGCCAACGCTTCGAGTACGGCGACAAATCGTGGAACAAAGTCAAATGCACTTCAGGCTGGGGGAAAACGGTCGGAAAACTAAAGGAAAAGCTGTGGAAAATTGCCGGCGATATAGGAGTGGCTATGCGAATGCGTGTGTAGATGTGATGATTCGTTTTGCAATATTGCATATTGCGCGTCGCACTTAAATTCAATTAAGCTACAAAGGCAGTTACAGAGTACAAGGCAGCCAGCTCGAACCATCGCACACACGAGAACCGGGGACCACAAGCGTCCAATAGCCCATCAGCTGTCGCGACGGGAAAACCCAGGGTTTCCCAGCACCACCTAGCACCACCCTGAACCACCCTGAACCACTCTGCACCACCCTGAACCATCACCCACTAAAGTAACGCTGGCTACACTCTAAAGCATTGCCCTTCGTGCACTCACTCATTCACTCATTCATTGATTCATGCACCAATTCGCCCAGCCATTCAAGCCGACACTCATTCAATCATTTCTGCCGAGTCCTCGACGATATCGCTTTAGTTTTCTCTTGCAAAACGCTTCAAGAAGGCATTGTAATTTTTAGCCAACTTTTAATCCCGCAAATGGCTTGAAACATATTGCTAGGCTGAAAAAATATACAATACCAACTAAACTTTTTAAAACTGACTCTTAAAAAATCTACACTTAAAAAATccatttattcaatttttgcTTGTAATATTTAAACCTGCAACAAAATAcatatttcaaaaattttattttttaactagTCGAAACTTAAAGACATTTTTTTCGACATTTTCGatacttttataaaaatgtacaaaaagAGTCCATTCTTATACTACAACATAAAAacttttgttaaaaataatttattggtttaaaaacattataatatatatgttttaaaGAACTTGATGATCGATATATATGATAAGCTGAAactattattaaaatacattcCTTTAGCATACCATATATAACACTGTTATAAAACTTTCTTCGGAACCATTAAGTATCGTattacttaaaaaaatgtttttaaaccATGATTAACACTGCTTTTGAATGTTACTTGTTTTATTATCTTATTGGATATAAGCACTGCCCAATACTGTTTATTAAATTACattgtaataattttttttttaagaactaGATGACGGACTTagattattattataattatgcTTCATCCATGTAAAATAACTTTGCTGCAGTCCTTAGGACATTCATTCAAGGACAATGTTTTCAGCCACGATTAATGCAAGCtttcaatgttgttttctgtAATTAAGCGTTTTACGATCCAAAGGGATATCAGCATGACCTCTTtactttttgaaaaacaaaatCCAACTTGGCTTGCCCTATTTAAGCCCGATGAAGTGATTATCTCCAAGGACTCGCATTTTTCCAAAGGGTAACGTATCTCCTCATCTCTTGTTTGCTGTTGGCGGGTTAAAACTAATGCCATCccgtgatgggcgttggctggccttgtgggcgtggcagctcTCTAATTTCATTTACACGCTTTTCAACGCTCCCCCCAGCGCTCCAATCGGGCTCCATTTAAATGTTTGCCTAGGTGCGGCCCCCAACCCAGCCGCCCAACCACTCACACAGATACTCAGAGGTAAGTAAGTGGAACTTCCGGAGCTATACTATAATGCCTGGTTCGCATACATCCTTGGGTGCTTTCGCTTTTGAGCTCGAGTTTGCGTTTGCATCTCGCAGATGCCTCGTTGCCATGTAGAACTAATTCCATTAAAGCCAGCTCTAACTTGATTTTCAATTGACTCCTCATTTGCAGTGGTGCGGTGGGTGGTGGATTCGGTGGGTCAGGACGCGCTGTCAGCAATCAACATGTTCAATTGAGCATATCCTGCCGGCTGCAGGACACTGCCATACTGCCATACTATACCAGAGAAATGTGATTACCCGACGCTATTTTCCACATACATCCGTGCAGAGGCGTAGGCGGAATTCTACCAATGGGAGGGGGTCTCTATAGGGTACCTAAAATAATGtcatcattttaaaaatattcgatTCAAATTTGAAGAAATTAGCTTGGATACCTATATATAAAACCCATTACTTTTTTTCTTTGCccaaatacatatatatttatattaattctGTAACCccttaaaacatttttaaattaggcTTATGTTTTAATATTACTTTAGCATTAAcaagttatttaaaaaaaagtggcAAGTCAACTAATTAAACTTGGAGAAGCTCTCAATTGTATCGATTTAAGTCAAGCATAAGGAAAATAGATTCTTTAATAACCGCGAATTCTTAGGAACCAGCTTACAAAATTTGGTATTATGAAATAACTGCTTAAATTTTATAAGATTGAAAGCATTTTCTTCCCACAAAAAATGATTTCTTAGGAATatgtataacattaaaacAGATATTTTCAAAGAATATTGTAATAATAAGTTAggttattattttttgagatttaaaataaaagattCCTTTAACATGCATTATATCATTATTCCAAAATATTTCACTATAAAAACGtacttataaattattttagatACAAATTTTATACTTCTTTGAGGCCTTCAAAGTAAGAGAATTTTTCTGGATTATATCCACCCCCTCTACTTACGCCACTGCCTCCGCCCCGCCAGAAAGAGACGGCGGATGGGGCGTAGAAAGAGACGGCGAACAAGAACACAACAGGAAGAAGGTCCAGCGGGCGCCTTTTACATTTCATTGGATTTTATGCGTTTCACTTTATGCtgatgtttttattattaaattttcttgaattttcatttacattttctGGCTTTCTTAGCGCTCGCTCTATCTCCATCCATCCCGCTCGCTCCTGTTCCCGTCTCTGTTTGGTCGTTAGTGTTGTCGCCGATGCTGATGACTCCTCTTCATTTTCACACTTTTCATTCAATTTATTGCATTTCGCAAATTGAGTGTCGCTTTCCTTAGATCTATTCTCCCTGCTGTTTCGTCCTGGCCACATCATCCTGTCCTGTTTTCACACTTTTCTAATTTTCCAAAAGAGACAGCGCGGAAAATGCCAAAGAAGCACCTAAAAAAGAAGCCAATTTGATTTAAGAATGGAAAATGCTTAAAAAGAACGAGGGCTGGCAGAGCAAgttaatatatatacttttgtatataatataataacgATAAAAACTCCTTAACAtatctataaatattttaaaattacaactagatttaaatattaatcACACAAAATAAGTTTTTCAAATCAATCCCGTTTTTCTTGATATTCTTGGAGTTTTGAAATATCGATACTGAGAATAGGGTTTATTTTGATTTAGATTACAAAAAGTTGTTACATGcagttttaatttattttcttaacaAACTATGAACATttagaaaattttatttttggacCACTATCATTTTTAATACACATTAAAAAAGTTGAAATGAATTGGTAGAAGTAGTAAGtagaaaatgttttaagaTCATTTAATTTATCCAGTGTGTGTTACttattttccatttatttttccataataattaaagtatacaaaatcaataaaatcttttGTAAATTACCTATATTTCCCCaaagaataataaaaaataattgatttCATTAATTACTACCTAACTAAGGGCATACCTAGAGATGTTCTAGACGTACAGAGCAAGTTTTATGACAACTATGTTGTAATCGAGTGCTACAGCACTATGGTCATGAATTTTTAGCTAGAACTAATTGGGAATTATAAGTACCCATTAACGAAAACagtttgaaattaaaatatttgagGACGTGGGCAGTTGCTAATTATTATCATTATTTCATTCTCGCTTTGCATCTCCCTTTCAGTAACCTTTGGGATATAGTTCACAGATCGAACGATAAAAATTAGTAGGACCTTTGGCGTTGGCTGGAACGAGCCTTCGAAAAACATGTGAGCCAGCCCCGTACATTCAAAATTACGCAAAACCATATTGCAAGTGGAATTCTCAACGGAACTCCAGGTCTGAATAGCGCGAAGTAGAAACTGAGGACTCGAATTTCTGACAGAATGTCCAGCGAGCAGCCCGGCCGTCAACCGGAAGCGGAAGGCAGCCACGAACAGGAAACGGAAGCGGAGCCCGAGGCCCTGGTAACCGAAGTGCCCTCGATCCCCAGTGTGGCCAGTTCCGTGGAGGAGAATGCACCCAGCACCAGCCGAACGGGGAAAACCACCGCACCACTCAGTGGTTGTGTGGTGCGAATCAAGCGCGAACTGCAGGACATTCGAAAGCATCCGCCACCGAATTGCACCGCCGAAATGCAAAACGAGGATCTCTTCCGCTGGACGGCAGGTGTGAACGGGCCGGCTGGCTCCGTTTACGAGGGCGGTCACTTCCGGCTGGACATCCGATTTCCGGCCAGCTATCCCTTCCGGCCGCCTCGCATCCGGTTCACCACCCGAATTTACCATTGCAACGTGGACAGCCGAGGCGCCATTTGCCTGGACGTCCTCGGGGAACGATGGTCGCCAGTGATGAATGTGTCCAAGGTGGGTTCGATTCCTTATCAGTAtgttaaatgtttttataggCAACGATCTAGTTCTACAAGTTATAGTGATTCTACATGGTTTTAAGGCACCATATTAATAAGTTCTTGGTATgcttgtttttaaaaaataacaaacaaacTTCAAGTACTTTGTATATTTCTCAAACCACTGGGTTTTGCTATCCATTTACTTACtgcattttataaaataatttatgtaaatgtattaaaactattttataaaataattttttcatcaattttttacatttatatttgtaaTTTTGTAAACTATCAGGTTCTGCTGTCCATTTACGTGCTGATGAGTGAGTGCAATCCGGATGATCCTTTGGTCATGTGCATTGCAGATCAGTACAAGACCAATCGCAAGGAGCACGACAAGATCGCCAGACACTGGACCAAGCTGTTTGCGATGACCAAGGCGCAGATCAAGGATGAGGAAGAGGATCAggatcagagccaggtggaaaaTCAGAAACAGGACCCAGTGGCAAGTCAGTCCAAAAATTAGCAGTCTACAAAACAGCCAATGCCCGAGGACCAAATGTAGGCCTATACTTCAAAATTACCCATAAACTCCTGACTCATTGCaacatataaataatattaacatttttttgaatccaaaaattactttaaaaatatttttggctATAAATTTCAAAGGGAACTTCTTAATTGGAATGATTGATTAGTAATTCCGCTTACCAAATATGCTGTTACATAGTTTTAGGCAACTTTAAAGGAGTTTTCAAAACGCATAtgatattaattattattactttcTCCAAAAGGAAcccctttaaaaatatattattttcttgtCCAGAGCCGATAGAAATTCAAATTAGCAACTGTGAAAATGAACACAATTTTATGGCGCTCTAAAATCTAATCCCGTTAAGTACGATCTGAAcacaatataaatattaaagtgTTCCAAGCCGTTTTCGAGGGCTTTTTCTTCGCTTTAATGGGTTTTTTGCAGGGCCGCAAATGTAAGCCAGTTGAGAGCTTCTCACCCTTTGACCCCTCGAACTGGCACCTCAAGGCAAGCAGTTTTCAAAATACTCCCGGCGTAATGTGCCACCTCGAATACCCCGTCCCCACCCCCTCCAGAATTGCTGACTGTGTCAGATAGTCCACGCGGTCCTTTGGCCGCTCATGTCTATGAATATTCATGAGCTGCCAAAAAATGAACGTTGGAAAAACATCCACGGCCCAATGGACCCGTGGGTGGGTTGCTTTTGGTTAGCTTTGAAAAATGAATTGGAACGCGAACGGTTTAAGGATGCCAACACCTCCACCAAGATGGCGATGCAGGCCATCAGCGATACAGGACACGGGCTCAAAGGACCTCGGCCAAAAGGGTTTCCACGCAAACGGGGTCACCTCAATGGAGTGGGTGGAAATATTCAAGCCGGCAATCTTTAATGCCCATATGGCACTAAACAGAGAGCGCGAAAGGCAAACACAATTAATGTCCTGCGAACAGGAAGGACACTTAAGGCAGCCAGGAAGATAATGCATAAGAGCCCAGGGGGCTTCAAGAAATCTCAGGAAACTCATGCATGTGTAGGGCACACCCTCGAACCCATTAGTATGCAGAACTCATCTATTGAAACTATCTTTTGATCTGTCCTCCCttgaaataataatacttttaCTGTCTTAAATTTGATAAGActgaaaaatatattactgAATTAAAGTCAAAACTAATTTACTGTTTAATAAACTTCATATAAAAGTCGAtatcatatttaaattataataaaaatatatttaatatacaattattttttacagaaaatgtttttaaaaccTATTATAAGTATTAACACTTGcttaatttaatatataaatcaTAGGGCTCCacaaaaatattgtgcaaattatggaataattaaaaaaggaaTCTTTATATCTGAAAAATAATAAGACACCTGAgacttaataaaaaatatcagAGATATCAAAAaggatattatttttttcaagaaatttatataaaacttttcttaaaaatagtttaCATTTTATTAAGCATAGGTATACAAACTATTTGATACCCATAAACAAGTAAAAGtattaaaatgaaatactGGATACCCATAAAAAAAGTAAAGGTATTCAAAAAGAATTaacaatattattaaattcGATTGTAATCATATCATGATGATGGAATTTCTAACGAAAGTTAATACAACACAACATCTGCGCATTTGGGCATCGCAATAAGTGACAATATTGATACTGTCAGTTAGCGGAAATGCCAGAACGCACAGCAATCTTATGGGTCCCAGGGTGATGAACGCATAACCCCAGTGACGGGACGGCCCCCACTACCCCTCGAGATCCATGGGAAACCGAGTCTGGCCAACAATGTCATCAAAGTGCCGAGTTCCCTTCCAATATCGCCGCCCATTCCCTGTCTGCCGCTTGTCTGTCCCTTATTCCCCGACAAGTCAAACGTTAATGAACTTaaagaaattaattaaagtgcCAGGCCACCCACTATCCTATCCACCCACATTACCCACATATGGTGCACATACAATACATAACATACATAGTGTATAAAGAGCTCGCAGCTTAACGCCTGTCCCGATGCCCGTTTATTGGAAACGACATCCGGGCTGGACGTCAAAGTCCTTGGCCATTCGCATCGCATCGGATGGATTGGGATGGGATAGGATCGGTTGAGAACGGGGAAGGAGTACTGGAATGAGGATGAGGTTGGAGATGAGGTTGAGGATGGCTTTCTTCCCGGGCAAATGCAATAAAAGCAAGTTGCTCGCACCGAGACAACTTGACCGTTAAAAATGAAGTCAGCCGGGCAGCTGGGAGTGCCACTGCCTGAGAGTCAAGTCCACTCAAAACGACACAGAAAATGCCCTTCATCCATAATACTCAAGTATTTAtatcattttattatttataagtaTGTCAATTTTTATAGCCATAATAACTGATAAGTCACTAAATGAACAAACATGCTTTAGCTATTTACTGACTGCCAGTTAAGTCCATTTAAGATGATGGGCAAAATGCCCTTCATctgtaataataatataatattattaaaataataaaattattaaaaaataacactacCAATTTTGTTAACAATATATTCCGTATTTTTTATGCACTCCAAAATCATGTTttccaataaaaaaatttctaaatgtattatattatatagttttattaaaaatcttAATGGTTTTCGATAATATTTAcgattattataaaaaaaaattgagggttttaaattttgtataacTTATAATATAACTTTTGATATTTTCCAATATATCTTGTGTTCTTCGTTTGCATTTTAAACAAGggcttcatttaaaatattattttaatccgcttttatattaaaaatggcaccttaattcattttttaaaaatttcaaacgGTTTCCTAATTTTTTAAACACAATGTAATATATATTGAGGTACTATGGTACtataattcattttaaaatttcaaaattctagtttcaaaccatttccttataattatacccgttactcgtagagtaaaagggtatactagattcgtcggaaagtatgtaacaggcagaaggaagcgtttccgaccccataaagtatatatattcttgatcaggatcactagccgagtcgatctagccatgtccgtctgtccgtctgtccgtctgtccggatgaacgctgagatctcgaaaactatgagggctaggctattgagatttggcgtaaagattcctgagcttcttacgcagcgcaagtttgtttcagtagactgccacgcccactctaacgcccacaaaccgcccaaaactgtaactcctacagttttgatgctagatagaaaattttaactgaaatgtattgttctcatcaatacctatcgattgacctaaaaaaaagtttgccacgcccactttaacgcccacaatttgcaaaaccctgtgacgcccacaattttcatgctagataaaaaatgttaactgaaatgtattggtctcgtcaatacctatcgattgatccaaaaaaaatttgccacgcccactctaacgcccataacgcttaaatctgtataccgccggtaggtggcgcattttaatctcgctttgctgcttgcatatctccatatagctgagtaacgggtatctgatagtcgaggtactcgactatagcgttctcccttgttatacccgttactcgtagagtaaaagggtatactagattcgtcgggaagtatgtaacaggcagaaggaagcgtttccgaccccataaagtatatatattcttgatcaggatcactagccgagtcgatctagccatgtccgtctgtccgtctgtccgtctgtccgtctgtctgtccggatgaacgctgagatctcggaaactatgagagctaggctattgagatttggcgtacagattcctgagcttcttacgcagcgcaagtttgtttcagtagactgccacgcccactctaacgcccacaaaccgcccaaaactgtaactccaacagttttgatgctagataaaaaattttaactgaaatgtatttttctcatcaatacctatcgattgacctaaaaaaaagtttgccacgcccacttaaacgcccacaaaccgcgaaaacctgtgacgcccacaatttgcatgctacataaaaaattttaactgaaatgtattggtgtcgtcaatacctatcgatttacccaaaaataaatttgccacgcccactctaacgcccataacgcttaaatctgtctaccgccggtaggtggcgcattttaatctcgctttgctgcttgcatatctccatttagctgagtaacgggtatctgatagtcaaggtactcgactatagcgttcttccttgttttaagctacttttattttaattattgtaCATAAttcctttttaaaaaatgttttaccATTGCCTGCTACTAAAACTTTTTTATGATAATTATGTATATGCTTTTTGATTAAGTAATGGTACCTGcactattttttttaaatttcaaacgAAACTAAAACTCTCACATATTTGAAAACATCCTAGTGTTAAAAACGATGGTTAGAAGATTCTGCTTTCAATTTGCCTATAATAAAGCTCTACCTTTTTCCATTCCCTCCAGTTTGGACAGTCAATTCGTAGCTTCAAATGGGGCAAGCCACGAATGTGATGACTTCATTCGAACTTCCTGCACCCCTGCTCATTAACCCCCTGATGGTCCCCTTAACCTTCGGCCGCCGAACGTGTCAACTGGGGCAGGCGTCGCTGCATTCGCGCCCGGCTAATGCCAGTGGGTTAGCCGATTCCAATTGCCAATTGGCGATGGCCGGCAAACAGGCAAATAACTTGGACAATCCGTCAGAGCTTCGAAAGGGGATTTGGATGGGTTTTGAATGGGTTTTGGGCATATGGGATGGTCCGCCTTGGGTCGATAATCGCATTGCGTATTGGGTGTCCTGTGAGTGGGCGGTTAATTAGGAGGTGGACGACCAATTCCGAGGACTTGGGAAACGGCGCCGCATCCGCGAACCGTTTGCGGTGCAATCCAATTCCCATTTACTGCAATTCCCATGGCGAGCTAATTCGCGACTGCTAATGCTCCTTTGAGTTTGCATTCAAATCGAAATCTACAGCTTCGCTAAATCGAGGGATCAAAGGTTAAGCAACCGAAACTTGTTCACTGAGCAAAAATATTGgagtattattaaaaaatgttttatgaaAATGCTCTTGTGATATAATTAGGTACCTATAACTTCTGCAATTTCTGTCATTAAAAAGCATTTATATTTTACATTAAAGGTATTTCCTTCAAATTCTTTAATGCATTCGAcacaaaaaagttttttaaatgtaattttttaattaaatagaAACAAGTTTATGTCCGAAaagaaaaatttgtttaagttgcgaaataaaaaagaggcaaatcaaaaaataaattttttttttctttaacgTACTTcctaaactttttaaaaatacaattaaatacATACAACATGAACTGCAAATTTTAGGAATGCCCTCATTTTGTATGTATTTTAttgtaattaattttctaaatttatcttttaattttgtttttaaatgaataaaaagTACAATACTACAATACGAACTAAAAACTGATTTCATTTATAAAATATCTCTTTAATGGTCATTTTATCATACATATCTAGATTTTTTAACAAAACAATTGTTTCATTTAAGTGTCTTAGTTAAttttagcatttttaattCATACGAAAAATATATTCATCTTAATTTTTGAGTTCCCATcaatgaaattaaattgtGGTGTATAACTTATGTGTGTTATGCGTGTTCTTTCTTAACTTAGTAAATTCTTTAACATTAcagatatttaaaaatatttaaaaatacatattagaaaatatgtgctagttctgatgattttatttttatttaagagttatttttagacatttttaataatattaaataattaacgAATAAGAAGGTTGTAAATGGTAGTTTAGTTTTAtgcattttgaattttttttttattcttggACATAATTATTGGATTTCTTATAATTAAGTCCGGAATGGGAACTCGAAAATTAATAAACTCCTATCTCCGGGGACGAACTCCATCCACCTTCCAGCCGATATACCCCATTGTCGTGTGTCACATGGCAATAAATATTGCCGCATGTTAAATGTTTCGCTCGCCCCTCGCCCGACGACGATGGGTTGGACTTGACTGCTCAAACTGGAGGATTGAGGGATTCGGGAATTGGGGAACTGGGAAATGGGGAACTGGGGGATTGGGGGTTCCAGGACTCGAGGATTCGAGGATTGGGGGCACCCAACCCGAAAAGAGGGGATGGCCACTCGCCGATATTGCACAAAATTAACA harbors:
- the LOC108005243 gene encoding uncharacterized protein; amino-acid sequence: MSSEQPGRQPEAEGSHEQETEAEPEALVTEVPSIPSVASSVEENAPSTSRTGKTTAPLSGCVVRIKRELQDIRKHPPPNCTAEMQNEDLFRWTAGVNGPAGSVYEGGHFRLDIRFPASYPFRPPRIRFTTRIYHCNVDSRGAICLDVLGERWSPVMNVSKVLLSIYVLMSECNPDDPLVMCIADQYKTNRKEHDKIARHWTKLFAMTKAQIKDEEEDQDQSQVENQKQDPVASQSKN